In the genome of Megalops cyprinoides isolate fMegCyp1 chromosome 7, fMegCyp1.pri, whole genome shotgun sequence, one region contains:
- the LOC118781140 gene encoding zinc finger and BTB domain-containing protein 39, translating into MRIRLQGLGHAAGLLAELNRCRLSRVLCDVVLQVGGRSFPAHRAVLACAASYFRSLFSEGAGAGSRGGVTAAVTLEFISPANFEKVLTFIYTAEIFTDLIDVGVLYELAERLGVRELVRAFHATFPDLQGTSPADGTADGDPERGAAPAAVPSICSSSSSLSSSAGSSAAPTPAALQPLPQDRASGLGRGHVPPLLLSQTPKAEDMESLLEYSQMAEKKPLPLEQSPLEAQPSHVVSSLPLHLKIEEDVEGEGVGDSGGGQAVVSEGTPGAPPSRPCLPEACSQPDSSAHPVTETCAPSSSSGEPPDGPQPGGAEGGVGLGAGEVLLEEDEEEDERGRGQGRPQGEGPESADQWGSLAGEIIELSDDEETYMEEEEEEEEEDLVCVENGTAAGLSRGQTGSSAACKACGVPLPADAASIRAHAETHLSETGACRVCGAVFPDRGARVTHALSHVGILLFSCDMCRLQFCSQARLIRHRRLAAASIPLPQPGQHNSALQGPGADLHCAVCTKPLLKDFQAVREHLLTHVCVQSLRCAVCQLPQPSLCTLLWHALTHLSLPVHSCPCCACSFLERHLLERHMAVHAGEGRDGEECPESGGDGLGELRCCLCPQTFRSASAFQYHLSLHSCEPQGGGGAWQGKRKAEQVLEYSSPCSSSSPLDMGGLGKLGGLGFGVGAGGLLQGTVPGFPAGLLPGGSPTGGSPNGAGQPGAKAKWYRCRFCGKRFAHSGEFTYHLRIHTGEKPYQCKVCLRFFRGRSTMICHLKTHAGALMYRCTVCGLYFSTLKLVSSHMELHKDCLPPDFNIEQTFMYNDHSKEPLPNPDS; encoded by the exons ATGAGGATCCGGCTGCAGGGACTGGGCCACGCCGCGGGTCTCCTCGCCGAGCTCAACCGCTGCCGGCTGTCCCGCGTGCTGTGCGACGTGGTCCTGCAGGTGGGCGGGCGGTCGTTCCCCGCGCACCGCGCCGTGCTGGCGTGCGCCGCCTCCTACTTCCGGAGCCTGTTCTCTGAGGGTGCCGGCGCGGGCTCCCGAGGCGGAGTCACAGCCGCCGTCACGCTGGAGTTCATCTCCCCCGCCAACTTCGAGAAAGTGCTCACCTTCATCTACACGGCAGAGATCTTCACCGACCTGATCGATGTGGGGGTGCTGTACGAGCTGGCGGAGAGGCTGGGCGTGCGGGAACTCGTGCGGGCCTTCCACGCCACCTTCCCCGACCTGCAGGGGACTAGCCCGGCGGACGGCACCGCGGATGGGGACCCGGAGCGCGGTGCTGCCCCTGCTGCGGTGCCCTCCATCTGCTCCTCGTCATCCTCGCTGTCGTCGTCCGCcggctcctccgccgcccccaCCCCGGCCGCGCTCCAGCCCCTCCCTCAGGACAGGGCATCCGGGCTGGGCCGCGGCCACGTGCCCCCGCTGCTGCTCTCCCAAACGCCCAAGGCGGAGGACATGGAATCCCTCCTGGAGTACAGCCAGATGGCGGAGAAGAAGCCCCTGCCGCTGGAGCAGAGCCCGCTGGAGGCCCAGCCCTCACACGTCGTgagctccctccctctgcacctcAAGATCGAGGAGGacgtggagggggagggggtgggcgACAGCGGGGGCGGGCAGGCCGTCGTCAGCGAGGGGACGCCCGGTGCCCCGCCCTCGCGCCCATGCCTGCCGGAGGCGTGCTCCCAGCCTGACTCGTCAGCGCACCCAGTGACCGAGACGTGCGCCCCTTCCTCGTCCTCCGGGGAGCCCCCGGACGGGCCGCAACCAGGCGGGGCGGAGGGCGGGGTGGGGCTCGGAGCGGGAgaggtgctgctggaggaggacgaggaggaggacgagcgggggcgggggcaggggcggcCCCAGGGGGAGGGCCCAGAGAGCGCAGACCAGTGGGGGAGTCTGGCAGGGGAGATCATCGAGCTGAGCGATGATGAGGAGACCtacatggaggaggaagaggaggaggaggaagaggacctCGTGTGCGTGGAGAACGGCACCGCAGCGGGGTTGAGCAGGGGTCAGACGGGCAGCTCGGCGGCGTGCAAGGCGTGCGGGGTGCCGCTGCCCGCCGATGCCGCCTCCATCCGGGCCCACGCCGAGACGCACCTCTCGGAGACGGGCGCGTGCCGCGTGTGCGGTGCGGTCTTCCCCGACCGCGGGGCCCGTGTCACGCACGCGCTCTCACACGTGGGCATCCTGCTCTTCTCCTGCGACATGTGCCGGCTCCAGTTCTGCAGCCAGGCCAGGCTGATCCGCCACCGGCGCCTGGCCGCCGCCAGCATCCCACTGCCGCAGCCCGGCCAGCACAACAGCGCCCTCCAGGGGCCGGGGGCGGAcctacactgtgctgtttgcacCAAACCCCTACTCAAGGACTTCCAG GCGGTGAGGGAGCACCTCCTgacgcacgtgtgtgtgcagtctctACGCTGCGCGGTGTGCCAGCTGCCCCAGCCCTCGCTCTGCACCCTCCTGTGGCACGCCCTGACGCACCTCTCCCTGCCCGTCCACTCCTGCCCGTGCTGCGCCTGCAGCTTCCTggagcgccacctgctggagaGACACATGGCCGTGCacgcaggggaggggagggacgGTGAGGAGTGCCCCGAGTCTGGGGGAGATGGGCTCGGGGAGCTGCGCTGCTGCCTCTGCCCCCAGACCTTCCGCTCCGCCTCCGCCTTCCAGTACCACCTGAGCCTCCACTCCTGCGAGCCCCAGGGTGGCGGGGGGGCGTGGCAGGGCAAGCGCAAGGCGGAGCAGGTGCTGGAGtactcctccccctgctcctcgTCCTCGCCCCTGGATATGGGCGGCCTGGGGAAGCTGGGGGGCCTGGGCTTCGGGGTGGGTGCGGGGGGGCTATTGCAGGGCACCGTGCCGGGCTTCCCAGCGGGGCTGCTCCCCGGGGGTAGCCCGACAGGCGGCAGTCCCAACGGGGCAGGCCAGCCGGGCGCAAAGGCCAAGTGGTACCGCTGCCGCTTCTGCGGCAAGCGCTTCGCCCACTCGGGTGAGTTCACCTACCACCTGCGCATCCACACGGGCGAGAAGCCGTACCAGTGCAAGGTGTGCCTGCGCTTCTTCCGCGGCCGCTCCACCATGATCTGCCACCTGAAGACGCACGCTGGTGCCCTCATGTACCGCTGCACCGTCTGCGGCCTCTACTTCTCCACGCTCAAGCTGGTGTCCTCGCACATGGAGCTGCACAAGGACTGCCTGCCGCCCGACTTCAACATCGAGCAGACCTTCATGTATAACGACCACTCCAAAGAGCCGCTGCCAAACCCGGACAGCTGA